A stretch of the Streptomyces sp. NBC_00078 genome encodes the following:
- the infC gene encoding translation initiation factor IF-3: MSAEPRINDRIRVPEVRLVGPSGEQVGIVPLAKALELAQEYDLDLVEVAATARPPVCKLMDYGKFKYESAMKAREARKNQAHTVIKEMKLRPKIDPHDYDTKKGHVVRFLKQGDKVKITIMFRGREQSRPELGYRLLQRLAEDVQDLGFIESNPKQDGRNMIMVLGPHKKKTEAMAEARQAQEARKADAKANPGKSQNAAESEHAEESEHDEASAEDAVETEAPAEASAEA; this comes from the coding sequence ATCAGCGCCGAGCCCCGCATCAACGACCGGATTCGCGTTCCAGAGGTGCGACTTGTCGGTCCCAGTGGCGAGCAGGTGGGCATCGTCCCCCTGGCCAAGGCACTGGAGCTTGCGCAGGAGTACGACCTGGACCTGGTCGAGGTGGCGGCAACCGCCCGTCCGCCTGTGTGCAAGCTCATGGACTACGGGAAGTTCAAGTACGAGTCGGCCATGAAGGCCCGTGAGGCGCGCAAGAACCAGGCGCACACGGTCATCAAGGAGATGAAGCTCCGGCCGAAGATCGACCCGCACGACTATGACACCAAAAAGGGTCACGTCGTCCGGTTCCTCAAGCAGGGCGACAAGGTCAAGATCACGATCATGTTCCGTGGTCGCGAGCAGTCCCGGCCGGAGCTCGGCTACCGACTGCTGCAGCGTCTCGCGGAGGACGTTCAGGACCTCGGGTTCATCGAGTCGAACCCGAAGCAGGACGGCCGAAACATGATCATGGTTCTCGGTCCGCACAAGAAGAAGACCGAGGCGATGGCCGAGGCCCGTCAGGCGCAGGAAGCCCGCAAGGCGGACGCGAAGGCCAACCCCGGCAAGTCGCAGAACGCCGCGGAGTCCGAGCACGCCGAGGAGTCCGAGCACGACGAGGCCTCCGCCGAGGACGCCGTGGAGACCGAGGCTCCTGCCGAGGCTTCCGCCGAGGCGTGA
- a CDS encoding DUF1844 domain-containing protein has product MSDTPPESPTDFDAMTRDIAEVPAVEVIVTVAVNLMSAAAVKLGLTEEGDKYKDLDEARKLVTALAGLLDASATEISSFHAAPLRDGLKSLQLAFREVSLVPDEPGQGPGEKYTGPVYG; this is encoded by the coding sequence ATGAGTGACACCCCTCCTGAGTCCCCCACCGACTTCGACGCCATGACCCGCGACATCGCCGAGGTCCCCGCCGTCGAGGTGATCGTGACCGTCGCGGTGAACCTGATGAGCGCCGCCGCGGTCAAGCTCGGTCTGACCGAGGAGGGCGACAAGTACAAGGACCTGGACGAGGCGCGCAAGCTGGTGACCGCCCTGGCCGGGCTGCTCGACGCGAGCGCGACCGAGATCAGCTCGTTCCACGCGGCGCCGCTGCGCGACGGCCTGAAGTCGTTGCAGCTGGCCTTCCGCGAGGTGTCCCTCGTCCCGGACGAGCCGGGCCAGGGCCCGGGCGAGAAGTACACCGGCCCGGTCTACGGCTAG
- a CDS encoding NUDIX hydrolase, producing the protein MQWTKQSEQTVYSNRWFSVNLADVELPDGRHLDHFLIRLRPVAVATVVNEANEVLLLWRHRFITDSWGWELAAGVVEDGEDIAVAAARELEEETGWRPGPLQHLMSVEPSNGLTDARHHIYWTNEGEYIGHPVDDFESDRREWVPLKLVPDMVARGEVPAANMAAALLLLHHLRLGQDA; encoded by the coding sequence GTGCAGTGGACGAAACAGAGCGAACAAACTGTGTACTCAAACCGCTGGTTCAGCGTCAACCTGGCGGATGTCGAGCTGCCGGACGGCCGGCATCTCGACCACTTTCTGATACGGCTGCGGCCGGTGGCCGTGGCAACGGTGGTCAACGAGGCCAACGAAGTCCTCTTGTTGTGGCGCCACCGCTTCATCACCGACAGCTGGGGGTGGGAACTCGCCGCGGGTGTGGTCGAGGACGGTGAGGACATCGCCGTCGCGGCCGCCAGGGAACTCGAGGAAGAGACCGGCTGGCGGCCGGGACCTCTGCAGCACCTCATGAGCGTGGAGCCGTCCAACGGCCTCACCGACGCACGGCACCACATCTACTGGACCAACGAGGGCGAGTACATCGGGCATCCCGTGGACGACTTCGAGTCGGACCGCCGGGAGTGGGTCCCCCTCAAGCTCGTCCCCGACATGGTCGCCCGCGGCGAGGTGCCGGCCGCCAACATGGCGGCCGCGTTACTTCTGCTGCACCACCTCAGGCTGGGGCAGGACGCGTAG
- the pheS gene encoding phenylalanine--tRNA ligase subunit alpha: MSAPNKSYDPVEVEALKPEEIERMRDEALAAFVAADSLDALQEAKVAHTGGTSPLALANREIGALPPHAKAAAGKLVGQARGAVNKALAARQTELEAERDTRVLVEEAVDVTLPYDRVPPGARHPLTTLSERIEDVFVAMGYEVAEGPELEAEWFNFDALNIGPDHPARGEHDTFFVEGPQGGTESGVVLRTHTSPVQIRSLLSRELPVYVICPGRVYRTDELDATHTPVFHQVELLAVDEGLTMADLKGTLDHMVQSLFGEGMKTRLRPNFFPFTEPSAEMDMVCYVCRGESVGNPDRPCRTCSSEGWIELGGCGMVNPRVLTACGVDPEKYSGFAFGFGIERMLMFRHNVEDMRDMVEGDVRFTRPFGMEI, translated from the coding sequence ATGTCGGCACCGAATAAGTCGTACGACCCTGTCGAGGTCGAGGCGTTGAAACCGGAAGAGATCGAGCGCATGCGGGACGAGGCGCTCGCCGCCTTCGTCGCCGCGGACTCCCTCGACGCGCTCCAGGAGGCCAAGGTCGCCCACACCGGGGGCACCTCACCGCTGGCCCTCGCCAACCGCGAGATCGGCGCCCTGCCCCCGCACGCCAAGGCCGCCGCCGGCAAGCTGGTCGGCCAGGCACGTGGCGCCGTCAACAAGGCCCTCGCCGCCCGCCAGACGGAGCTGGAGGCCGAGCGCGACACGCGCGTGCTGGTCGAGGAGGCGGTGGACGTCACGCTGCCCTACGACCGCGTGCCGCCCGGCGCCCGCCACCCGCTGACCACGCTCTCGGAGCGCATCGAGGACGTCTTCGTCGCCATGGGCTACGAGGTCGCCGAGGGCCCCGAGCTGGAGGCCGAGTGGTTCAACTTCGACGCCCTGAACATCGGCCCGGACCACCCGGCCCGCGGCGAGCACGACACCTTCTTCGTCGAGGGCCCGCAGGGCGGCACCGAGTCCGGTGTCGTGCTGCGCACCCACACCTCACCGGTCCAGATCCGCTCACTGCTCAGCCGTGAGCTGCCGGTCTACGTGATCTGCCCCGGCCGTGTGTACCGCACCGACGAGCTGGACGCCACGCACACGCCCGTCTTCCACCAGGTCGAACTGCTCGCCGTGGACGAGGGCCTGACCATGGCCGACCTCAAGGGCACCCTGGACCACATGGTCCAGTCGCTGTTCGGCGAGGGCATGAAGACCCGGCTGCGGCCGAACTTCTTCCCCTTCACCGAGCCGTCCGCCGAGATGGACATGGTGTGTTACGTCTGCCGCGGCGAGTCCGTCGGCAACCCCGACCGGCCCTGCCGCACCTGCTCCAGCGAGGGCTGGATCGAGCTCGGCGGCTGCGGCATGGTCAACCCGCGGGTGCTGACCGCCTGCGGCGTCGACCCGGAGAAGTACAGCGGCTTCGCCTTCGGGTTCGGCATCGAGCGGATGCTGATGTTCCGCCACAACGTCGAGGACATGCGAGACATGGTCGAGGGTGACGTCCGGTTCACCCGGCCGTTCGGGATGGAGATCTGA
- the rplT gene encoding 50S ribosomal protein L20: MARVKRAVNAHKKRRAILEAASGYRGQRSRLYRKAKEQVTHSLVYNYNDRKKRKGDFRRLWIQRINAAARANGITYNRFIQGLNAANIEVDRKILAELAVNDATAFAALVEVAQKALPADVNAPKAA; the protein is encoded by the coding sequence GTGGCACGCGTCAAGCGGGCAGTCAACGCCCACAAGAAGCGCCGGGCGATCCTCGAGGCGGCCTCCGGCTACCGCGGTCAGCGTTCGCGTCTGTACCGCAAGGCCAAGGAGCAGGTCACCCACTCGCTGGTCTACAACTACAACGACCGCAAGAAGCGCAAGGGTGACTTCCGTCGGCTGTGGATCCAGCGCATCAACGCCGCTGCCCGCGCCAACGGCATCACGTACAACCGCTTCATCCAGGGTCTGAACGCCGCGAACATCGAGGTCGACCGCAAGATCCTGGCCGAGCTGGCCGTGAACGACGCCACCGCGTTCGCCGCGCTGGTCGAGGTCGCCCAGAAGGCGCTGCCGGCCGACGTCAACGCGCCGAAGGCCGCGTGA
- a CDS encoding RNA methyltransferase → MPPATPELISPRSPRVSAARRLARRNFRGKERLFLVEGPQAVREAAAYGDALVELFATVEAAERYADIVGEARDAGVRIHLAEDDVIAGISTTVTPQGLVGICRFLDTPFAEILAARPRLVAVLANVRDPGNAGTVLRCADAAGAEAVVLTDASVDLYNPKAVRASVGSLFHLPVAVGIPVAEAVAGLRGAGVRILAADGAGTDDLDDELDKGSMGGPTAWVFGNEAWGLPEETRALADAVVRVPIHGKAESLNLATAAAVCLYASARAQRASGGCRSVTES, encoded by the coding sequence ATGCCTCCCGCCACCCCCGAGCTGATCTCCCCCCGTTCCCCTCGCGTCTCGGCCGCCCGGCGGCTCGCCAGGCGGAACTTCCGGGGGAAGGAGCGGCTGTTCCTCGTCGAGGGACCGCAGGCCGTGCGGGAAGCCGCCGCGTACGGGGACGCGCTGGTCGAACTGTTCGCCACCGTCGAGGCCGCGGAGCGGTACGCCGACATCGTGGGGGAGGCCCGGGACGCCGGGGTCCGTATTCACCTCGCCGAAGACGACGTGATCGCCGGCATCTCCACCACCGTCACCCCGCAGGGGCTGGTGGGGATCTGCCGGTTCCTGGACACGCCCTTCGCGGAGATCCTCGCCGCCCGGCCCCGGCTCGTCGCCGTGCTCGCGAACGTCCGGGACCCCGGGAACGCCGGCACCGTCCTGCGGTGCGCCGATGCCGCCGGGGCCGAGGCCGTGGTCCTGACCGACGCCTCCGTGGACCTGTACAACCCCAAGGCCGTACGGGCCTCCGTGGGCTCCCTGTTCCACCTCCCCGTCGCCGTGGGCATCCCCGTGGCGGAGGCGGTCGCGGGGCTCAGGGGCGCCGGCGTCAGGATCCTCGCCGCGGACGGCGCCGGGACCGACGACCTCGACGACGAGCTGGACAAGGGCAGCATGGGCGGGCCGACCGCCTGGGTGTTCGGGAACGAGGCGTGGGGGCTCCCGGAGGAGACCCGCGCACTCGCGGACGCCGTGGTGCGCGTCCCGATCCACGGGAAAGCCGAAAGCCTGAACCTTGCCACCGCGGCCGCCGTATGTCTCTATGCGTCGGCCCGTGCACAGCGCGCCTCCGGAGGGTGCCGCTCCGTCACCGAGAGCTAG
- a CDS encoding PP2C family protein-serine/threonine phosphatase: protein MIRSRAGVFRRRLPALGLPIAWGATAISYKLACPPAQQNGLGARIVTSAVFFAVGTGLVLNVRHALVRELREVRQVAGAAQSVLLRPLPPWIDGLNVAAAQLSADRGAAIGGDLYEVIATEHGVRIVMGDVRGHGLAAISTVAAVLGSFREAAHDEAELGCVLRRLERALARHLRERARAGHPSAGPEPECPVSEEFVTVLLLEIGTDGGVHVLNCGHPWPYLLGPDRAEPLTRAEPLPPLGPFPLPAELPAVRCGQLLPGEGLFLHTDGVEDARDGRGRFFPLAAALTEAVAAGPVSPQSLLRAVLAGLLRHAGGRPADDVALLVLRNDRRHAVRAPGESVGHRAHRLT, encoded by the coding sequence ATGATTCGCAGCAGGGCTGGGGTCTTCCGCAGGCGCTTGCCGGCGCTGGGGCTGCCCATCGCGTGGGGCGCCACGGCGATCTCGTACAAACTGGCCTGTCCGCCCGCCCAGCAGAACGGGCTGGGCGCGCGCATCGTCACCAGTGCCGTCTTCTTCGCTGTGGGGACCGGGCTGGTCCTGAACGTCCGGCATGCGCTGGTGCGCGAGCTCAGGGAGGTCCGGCAGGTCGCGGGTGCCGCACAGAGTGTGCTGCTGCGGCCGCTGCCGCCGTGGATCGACGGGCTGAACGTCGCCGCCGCCCAGCTGTCCGCGGACCGCGGTGCGGCCATCGGCGGCGATCTGTACGAGGTCATCGCCACCGAGCACGGCGTGAGGATCGTGATGGGCGATGTACGTGGGCACGGGCTCGCCGCCATCAGTACGGTCGCCGCCGTACTCGGCAGCTTCCGCGAAGCCGCGCACGACGAGGCCGAACTGGGCTGTGTGCTGCGGCGGTTGGAGCGGGCACTGGCCCGGCATCTGCGGGAGCGGGCCCGCGCCGGGCATCCCTCGGCCGGGCCCGAGCCGGAGTGCCCGGTCTCCGAGGAGTTCGTCACCGTACTGCTGCTGGAGATCGGAACGGACGGTGGGGTACACGTCCTCAACTGCGGGCATCCCTGGCCGTATCTGCTGGGGCCGGACCGGGCCGAACCGCTGACCCGGGCCGAACCGCTGCCCCCGCTCGGGCCGTTCCCGTTGCCCGCAGAGCTGCCCGCCGTCCGCTGCGGTCAACTCCTGCCCGGCGAGGGGCTCTTCCTGCACACCGACGGTGTCGAGGACGCCCGTGACGGTCGTGGCCGGTTCTTTCCGCTGGCCGCCGCGCTCACCGAGGCCGTCGCCGCCGGGCCGGTCTCACCGCAGTCGTTGCTGCGCGCCGTCCTCGCCGGGCTGCTGCGGCACGCAGGGGGGCGGCCCGCCGACGATGTGGCGCTGCTCGTGCTGCGCAACGACCGGCGTCATGCCGTACGCGCACCGGGTGAGTCGGTCGGACACCGGGCGCACCGCCTCACGTGA
- a CDS encoding transcriptional regulator produces MQPNTLLDAILDEAGISHAGLAAHVNQAGRARGLALRYEHTAVARWLKGQRPRGQVPDLICEVLAGRLHRPVTLDDIGLGVPGEPSTPHGTTLSGFVERATALWRSDEQQRPHILGAPAVTGTPAVMPVWEWENPPEDVDVSRGGRHRVTASDLEMLRAARTHYEQMYRKAGGIATRARIVGFLNAEAAPLLRGSYTDATGRQLHRATGGLVAIAGICAYDSDAHGLAQRYFHQALRLAKASGDRGLGAYVIALLVNQALFMREYRQAVAFAEAALRAAGRHITPALACDLYAMQAKAYAHLGDGTTALSCIRRAEQAAERIRRGYEPDETGYVQPGLVNVQVAEALLSLGELVAAGEHAAAAVDNPAHDRGRVHRLAMLSTIELRQGNADKAVATAVQMAEQARGMESQRLRDRLRAVRDHLVRSGCAGTSEAAELIDGALRVPL; encoded by the coding sequence ATGCAGCCCAACACTCTGCTCGACGCGATCCTGGACGAGGCGGGGATCTCGCATGCGGGGCTGGCAGCACACGTCAATCAGGCGGGGCGGGCGCGCGGCCTCGCGCTCCGGTACGAACACACCGCCGTGGCACGATGGTTGAAGGGGCAGCGGCCGCGCGGTCAGGTGCCCGACCTGATCTGTGAGGTGCTCGCGGGCCGTCTGCACCGGCCGGTCACGCTGGACGACATCGGCCTCGGCGTGCCGGGCGAGCCGTCCACCCCGCACGGCACCACCCTCTCCGGCTTCGTCGAGCGTGCCACCGCCCTGTGGCGCTCCGACGAGCAGCAGCGCCCGCACATCCTGGGCGCGCCCGCGGTCACCGGCACGCCCGCCGTCATGCCCGTGTGGGAATGGGAGAATCCGCCCGAGGACGTGGACGTCTCGCGCGGCGGCCGGCACCGGGTCACCGCGAGCGACCTCGAGATGCTGCGCGCCGCCCGCACCCACTACGAGCAGATGTACCGCAAGGCCGGCGGTATAGCGACCCGCGCCAGGATCGTCGGTTTTCTCAACGCCGAGGCCGCCCCGCTACTGCGCGGCAGCTACACCGACGCCACCGGCCGTCAACTGCACCGGGCGACGGGCGGGTTGGTGGCGATCGCCGGCATCTGCGCCTACGACTCCGACGCGCACGGGCTCGCCCAGCGCTACTTCCACCAGGCCCTCAGGCTGGCGAAGGCCAGCGGGGACCGGGGTCTGGGCGCGTATGTGATCGCCCTGCTGGTCAACCAGGCCCTGTTCATGCGGGAGTACCGGCAGGCCGTCGCCTTCGCGGAGGCCGCGCTGCGGGCCGCCGGCAGGCACATCACGCCGGCGCTCGCCTGCGACCTGTACGCGATGCAGGCGAAGGCGTACGCGCACCTGGGCGACGGTACGACCGCGCTGTCCTGCATCCGGCGGGCGGAGCAGGCCGCCGAACGCATCCGGCGTGGATACGAACCCGACGAAACCGGCTATGTCCAGCCGGGGTTGGTCAACGTCCAGGTGGCGGAGGCCCTGCTCAGCCTCGGCGAACTCGTGGCGGCGGGGGAGCACGCCGCCGCCGCCGTCGACAATCCGGCGCACGACCGCGGCCGGGTGCACCGGCTCGCCATGCTCAGCACGATCGAACTGCGCCAGGGCAATGCCGACAAAGCCGTGGCCACGGCCGTGCAGATGGCCGAACAGGCCCGGGGAATGGAGTCCCAGCGGCTGCGCGACAGACTCCGGGCGGTACGCGACCATCTGGTGCGCAGCGGCTGCGCGGGCACCTCCGAGGCCGCCGAACTGATCGACGGAGCACTGCGCGTGCCGCTGTAG
- the rpmI gene encoding 50S ribosomal protein L35: protein MPKNKSHSGASKRFKITGSGKVLRERAGKRHYLEHKPSTLTRRLTGNAEMAPGDAKKIKKLLGK, encoded by the coding sequence ATGCCGAAGAACAAGTCGCACAGCGGTGCCAGCAAGCGCTTCAAGATCACCGGCTCCGGCAAGGTGCTCCGTGAGCGCGCCGGCAAGCGCCACTACCTCGAGCACAAGCCGTCGACCCTGACGCGCCGCCTCACCGGCAACGCCGAGATGGCCCCGGGCGACGCCAAGAAGATCAAGAAGCTTCTCGGCAAGTGA
- the pheT gene encoding phenylalanine--tRNA ligase subunit beta, with translation MRVPLSWLREYVDLPATETGRDVQEKLVSAGLEVETVEHLGADLKGPLVVGRVLTIEELEGFKKPIRFCTVDVGRANGTGEPQEIVCGARNFAVGDKVVVVLPGATLPGGFSISARKTYGKTSHGMICSGDELGMGDDGSHGIIVLPPEIEVGKDAIELLELVDEVLDIAVTANRGDCLSIRGVARETAIAYGLPLRDPALLDVPGPNAYGYPVQVSEPAGCDRFTARTVTGLSPEARSPIWLRRRLQKVGMRPISLAVDVTNYVMMELGQPLHAYDRSLVQGTIGVRRAEAGEKLVTLDGVERKLDTEDLVITDDRGPIGLAGVMGGANTEIADHDATENGANATSDVVIEAAHFNAISIARTARRHRLSSEASRRFERGVDPQAASAAAQRTVDLLVLLAGGSAEAGVTEVIAPSAPHTITIPADHPDKVAGVDYGREIVVRRLQEIGCDVYGQDELIVTVPSWRPDLLEVNDLAEEVIRLEGYENLPSTLPKLPSGRGLTHRQRLHRRVGRALSGGGYVEAPNYPFIGEQVFDQLLIGADDPARRVVKLTNPLNDEEPALRTSLLPGLFGALRRNNGRGSHDLALFETGLVFLPRDGQRTAAALPVDRRPTDEEIAELDAVLPEQPRHVAVVLAGAREQAGWWGRGRPADWADAVEAGRIVAREAGAELIVRKGQYGPWHPGRCAEFAVVVDGTERVVGHAGELHPRVVKALALPERTSAMEIDLDVLEQVGNDTPQAPSISTFPVATQDVALVVDTFVPHSDVEAALREGAGALLEGIRLFDVYENDEQLGEGRKSLAYALRFRASDRTLTVDEASAARDAAVALAGERTGAVLRG, from the coding sequence ATGCGGGTCCCGCTTTCTTGGCTGCGGGAGTACGTCGACCTGCCGGCGACGGAAACCGGCCGCGACGTCCAGGAGAAGCTCGTCTCGGCCGGGCTCGAGGTCGAGACCGTCGAGCACCTCGGCGCCGACCTCAAAGGCCCCCTCGTCGTCGGCCGGGTACTGACGATCGAGGAGCTGGAGGGCTTCAAGAAGCCGATCCGCTTCTGCACCGTCGACGTCGGCCGGGCCAACGGCACGGGTGAGCCCCAGGAGATCGTCTGCGGCGCCCGCAACTTCGCCGTCGGCGACAAGGTCGTCGTGGTCCTGCCCGGCGCCACGCTGCCGGGCGGCTTCTCGATCTCCGCTCGCAAGACGTACGGCAAGACGTCCCACGGCATGATCTGCTCCGGCGACGAGCTGGGCATGGGCGACGACGGCAGCCACGGCATCATCGTGCTGCCGCCCGAGATCGAGGTCGGCAAGGACGCCATCGAGCTCCTCGAACTGGTCGACGAGGTCCTGGACATCGCCGTCACCGCCAACCGCGGCGACTGCCTGTCCATCCGCGGCGTCGCCCGCGAGACCGCCATCGCCTACGGCCTGCCGCTGCGCGACCCGGCGCTGCTCGACGTACCCGGCCCGAACGCCTACGGCTACCCGGTCCAGGTCTCCGAGCCCGCCGGCTGCGACCGCTTCACCGCCCGCACGGTGACCGGCCTCAGCCCCGAGGCGCGCTCCCCGATCTGGCTCCGGCGCCGGCTGCAGAAGGTCGGCATGCGCCCGATCTCGCTCGCCGTCGACGTCACCAACTACGTGATGATGGAGCTCGGCCAGCCGCTGCACGCCTACGACCGATCCCTGGTCCAGGGCACGATCGGCGTGCGCCGGGCGGAGGCGGGCGAGAAGCTCGTCACCCTGGACGGCGTCGAGCGCAAGCTCGACACCGAGGACCTGGTGATCACCGACGACCGCGGCCCGATCGGGCTCGCGGGCGTCATGGGCGGCGCCAACACCGAGATCGCCGACCACGATGCCACCGAGAACGGGGCGAACGCGACAAGCGACGTGGTGATCGAGGCCGCGCACTTCAACGCGATCTCCATCGCCCGCACCGCCCGTCGGCACCGGCTCTCCTCCGAGGCCTCCCGCCGGTTCGAGCGCGGCGTCGACCCGCAGGCCGCGTCCGCCGCTGCCCAGCGCACGGTCGACCTGCTGGTGCTCCTCGCGGGCGGCAGCGCCGAGGCCGGCGTGACCGAGGTCATCGCGCCGTCCGCACCGCACACCATCACCATTCCGGCCGACCACCCGGACAAGGTGGCGGGCGTCGACTACGGCCGCGAGATCGTCGTACGGCGGCTGCAGGAGATCGGCTGCGACGTGTACGGGCAGGACGAGCTGATCGTCACCGTCCCGTCCTGGCGGCCCGACCTCCTGGAGGTCAACGACCTGGCCGAAGAAGTCATCCGCCTGGAGGGCTACGAGAACCTTCCCTCCACGCTGCCCAAGCTCCCCTCGGGCCGCGGACTGACCCACCGTCAGCGGCTGCACCGCCGCGTCGGCCGGGCGCTGTCCGGTGGCGGTTACGTCGAGGCGCCGAACTACCCCTTCATCGGCGAGCAGGTCTTCGACCAGCTGCTGATCGGGGCCGACGACCCGGCGCGCCGCGTGGTGAAGCTGACCAACCCGCTGAACGACGAGGAGCCCGCGCTCCGCACCTCGCTGCTGCCGGGCCTGTTCGGTGCGCTGCGCCGCAACAACGGCCGGGGCTCGCACGACCTGGCGCTCTTCGAGACCGGGCTGGTCTTCCTGCCGCGCGACGGGCAGAGGACCGCCGCCGCCCTGCCCGTCGACCGGCGTCCCACCGACGAGGAGATCGCCGAACTGGACGCAGTGCTGCCCGAGCAGCCGCGCCATGTCGCCGTCGTCCTCGCGGGCGCCCGCGAACAGGCCGGCTGGTGGGGCAGGGGCCGGCCGGCGGACTGGGCCGACGCGGTCGAGGCCGGGCGGATCGTCGCGCGGGAAGCCGGCGCCGAGCTGATCGTCCGCAAGGGGCAGTACGGGCCCTGGCACCCCGGCCGCTGCGCCGAGTTCGCGGTCGTCGTGGATGGCACGGAGAGGGTGGTCGGCCACGCGGGTGAGCTGCACCCGCGTGTGGTCAAGGCCCTCGCGCTGCCCGAGCGCACCAGCGCGATGGAGATCGACCTGGACGTGCTGGAGCAGGTCGGTAACGACACTCCGCAGGCACCGAGCATCTCCACCTTCCCGGTGGCCACGCAGGATGTCGCGCTGGTCGTCGACACGTTCGTGCCGCACTCGGATGTCGAGGCGGCGCTGCGTGAGGGCGCGGGTGCGCTCCTTGAGGGCATCCGGCTGTTCGACGTGTACGAGAACGACGAGCAGCTCGGTGAGGGGCGGAAGTCCCTGGCGTATGCGCTGCGGTTCCGTGCGTCGGATCGGACGCTGACCGTGGATGAGGCATCTGCCGCCCGGGATGCGGCGGTTGCCCTCGCGGGCGAGCGGACGGGTGCGGTGCTTCGGGGTTAG
- a CDS encoding ATP-binding protein — protein sequence MGVGTSGAGKALRAGDARRTPAPRHGDLAELGIDPDELPDGLVVADEHGHVICFNAAAERITAVPAEEALGQRLEKALPLEDLEGRRWWQLTDPYGGLATRVRQPERNLLLPGGREVLVSARYVRGEPTGPVRRLVVSLRDTEARRRTERSHAELIATVAHELRSPLTSVKGFTATLLAKWERFTDDQKRLMLETVDADADRVTRLIAELLDISRIDSGRLEVRRQPVDMGAAVGRHIQAYVAAGQPADRFLLRIEQPLPDLWADPDKVDQVLSNLLENAVRHGEGTVTIDVTATASPREGEGHESPATSVTVSDEGPGIPEESMNRVFTRFWRGSKRGGTGLGLYIVKGIVEAHGGTIAVGRAPQGGAEFRFTLPVAAPAYLA from the coding sequence ATGGGTGTCGGCACGAGCGGTGCGGGAAAGGCACTGCGGGCAGGGGACGCGCGACGTACGCCCGCGCCCCGGCACGGCGACCTCGCCGAACTCGGCATCGACCCCGACGAACTGCCCGACGGCCTCGTCGTCGCCGACGAACACGGCCACGTCATCTGCTTCAACGCCGCCGCCGAGCGCATCACCGCCGTCCCCGCCGAGGAGGCACTCGGACAGCGGCTGGAGAAGGCGCTGCCGTTAGAGGACCTGGAGGGGCGCCGCTGGTGGCAGCTGACCGACCCCTACGGCGGTCTCGCCACCCGGGTCCGCCAGCCCGAGCGGAACCTTCTGCTCCCGGGCGGTCGGGAGGTCCTCGTATCGGCCCGGTACGTCCGTGGTGAACCCACCGGGCCCGTCCGCCGCCTCGTCGTCTCCCTGCGCGACACCGAGGCCCGCCGCCGCACCGAGCGCAGCCACGCCGAGCTGATAGCCACGGTCGCCCACGAACTGCGCTCGCCCCTCACCTCCGTGAAGGGCTTCACCGCCACCCTCCTCGCCAAGTGGGAGCGCTTCACCGACGACCAGAAGCGGCTCATGCTGGAGACCGTCGACGCCGACGCCGACCGCGTCACCCGGCTCATCGCCGAGCTGCTCGACATCTCGCGGATCGACAGCGGGCGGCTGGAGGTCAGGCGTCAGCCCGTCGACATGGGCGCGGCCGTCGGACGGCACATCCAGGCGTACGTCGCCGCCGGGCAGCCCGCCGACCGGTTCCTGCTGCGCATCGAGCAACCCCTGCCCGACCTGTGGGCCGACCCCGACAAGGTCGACCAGGTGCTCAGCAACCTGCTGGAAAATGCCGTGCGCCACGGCGAGGGAACCGTCACCATCGATGTCACGGCCACGGCGTCCCCCCGCGAGGGGGAAGGCCATGAAAGCCCAGCCACGTCGGTCACGGTGAGCGACGAGGGGCCCGGCATCCCGGAGGAGTCCATGAACCGCGTCTTCACCCGCTTCTGGCGGGGCAGCAAGCGCGGCGGCACGGGCCTCGGGCTGTACATCGTCAAGGGCATCGTCGAAGCCCACGGCGGCACCATCGCGGTCGGCCGCGCCCCCCAGGGCGGCGCCGAGTTCCGATTTACGTTGCCCGTGGCAGCCCCGGCGTATCTCGCCTAG